aatcagtgaaaagacatttaaatcagatctgggccattgtattggtatcaatacacgtgtcaccgcctgaaggtggtattgtacggaattgtacgagatcggaattgcagacgatttttttcccatagtatagacacctaattttattACCAATCCCTGCAATGATGATATACAGGACGTGGACAAAATCTTCACTCCCTTTTTGGAAGAGGACTCAACACTTTGAAAATAACTCGTAACTTAACTCCGAACTTACCCTGAATCCTTATCTggtccaaaaccctaattcagtAAAAAAGAACCCATATACCTCAGGCTAAGAGCATTGATGTTTTGCTGTAGAGCCCCCCTTGCTTCCTTATTGAATGAATTAGTTGAACTGAAGTTTTTGGTTAAAATTGGTCCAATTTGAGGAATTATATGAACGAGGGTGAAGGGACCAAATAAAATTCTGACTATAATGGTATCTGTTTTGAGTTGAGTTATGCCGTTTCAGTAGACAAAAGTCATCAATACACAAGAGTGCATTAATTCAGTATTTTCTACAAAAAATATTCAAGATTGAGATGTGGTCTTTGATGGTATCATTGATAAATAAAGTCTATTAAGGTAACATGTATCTCAACTAATTCCTCTTAATTCGGCTTTCTAGTTAATTCCactaatgatctagtccgatgATTGTGGGGTAACATGTTATCTGTTAAGGTAACATGATTTATTTATCCATCTATTATATACATGACGAACCATATTCATGAGATGTGAGTTGAACTTGACATATGACTAATTCAAATTATGTACTATTGATTGAAATGTATAATTTTAGTCAAATTAGTTAAGAAATGGATTCCTAAAAAGATgcagaaaatgaataaaaattgcAAACAATAGTCTCACAAAGATTTACACGGTCAGGCAAGATTGCCTAACGTCCACGGTAAGCATGTGAAATGAGATCTTGCTTctctatcaatggagaataggggtATAATTGCtaatcctcacacctctcttaaATACAAAGAAGGAATTTTCGCTTCAAATATATAGGGATCCCTATACATGAAATTTACTAAAATACCCATATAATCCGTAAAATTTTTCTCTAGGATTACCATCCCCTAACCCCGTATGGACCGACCAGTTCATCGCAACCCCACTAGTAACAATGATAAAGTGTAGGATGCCCTATTCCTTCGATCCTCGACGCCTTCAGCCTCTTAAGGGCCTTTTGGAATAAGCCCACTTTTGCGAGCAATGGAATACAAACATCATGCCCCTAACAATTAGTTCTCCATGGTCTAGAAGGGTGGATCATATTGAAAGCAATGTCTTTTAAGGTTCAAACATAAATCACTCCAATGACGTTAGATGTACAAATGTTGAATTACAATAAATTCAGGGCAAAAGAACTCTGTCATGTTGGCACAGGAAACACCAACATGTGAGACCAATGAGAGGGCGTGTACTAGCATCATTAACACTCTAGCATGGGGTAGTTTTGTCTTTTCATGTATCCTGTCTTTGGGCATTTCCTACGCCAGTAGGATATGGTTCTTCTTCTCAtaaatttaaaatcttaaacTATTAGATAGAGACTTGATTGGTTTATGAAAATCCATAGTCAAAGGTATAATTACTATGAGATTGTTCCTCAACATCAAGTATTTTAGTTTTATTGGTTATAACATAAAAGCATAGATTTTATTCAGTGGCCATTTTGGTTTTCACGTCAAAAATCATAAAAGGTCAACAATTAGCATTAACTACCACACTACCATTTCCCTAATTCATCGTGTCCACTTTCAGTGTAGAATAATTTTGtaataaagaaagaattttttttaatgggcgGAGGTTAAGTACCCGCTAGCTTTGATGGAGTTAACGGCTCCATCCAATAATGGTGTGGGACACAAATGTGtatagagattttttttatggggagagagagagagtgacagtTTGGGTAGGCCGAATGTGTGACTaaactttttcttcctttttttttccacccatttttaaaataaatttaatcaGAGACACCCAATCTTGGCAAACAAAGCAGGCCATATTTTGGAAGGTAACTAAACTTACAGTCTTATTGAAATTTTGCGCACAAGTGGCCCCAGTCATCTCTTATCGATCTTTCataaaattttagtttcacCTCTAGTTGTTTCTTTGTAAAGTACCTTATAAATGTTGTTTACATGAAAGTTTTACTCTATATAAAAAGTTTTTTGTAATCCCTGTTGAAGAAATTAAACACCCAAAacgtaataattataattattctctttatctaaaaataattataattattccAACCTCTATTCTACAAAGTTAATAATATCTTCACTATTTTCGTTCTTCTTTTCACCTTCTTAGTGGGGAGATCATTCTCTATGGTGAATACAGTGATCCAATAAACATCAAATGGTTGAGAACATCCGAACACACATTTTAAAGTCTTCTCAACTATCTAATACTCATCACACCATCGCAATCATTGAATTTCAGGCTTCTCAGTGTCCCTTGGCCATGGTTAAAAGAAAATTCGTTATAATATTTGGCAggtaaagattaaaaaaaaaaaagaaagttagaAAATTAGAGGAAAACTCATGTAATTAACAGCCAAAGGCGGAAATAGGTTAGGAAGTCCAAGCGGAAATTAAGGTCCCTGCGCAACTAGTTAAGAGCAATCATTAGTTTCACTTGTCCTCGGGatgcttcaagaaacaaagATAAAACAATGACATAAGGCACGGAGAACGATAACAAACGACATTTTATGTCCTTTGTTCTTATAAGGTATAGGGCCCATAGGGCGGCCGGGAGGAACAGTGTTTGTCCATTGGCTTTACAACCTGTATGGGCCAGCTCATTGCATGGACAAAACaggtttgtcttttttttttttttaatcttatattTCACTTTGAGTATAAGTTGGAGAAGTTTATTCTTTTGTAGGAACCACTTCAGGTACTGGTTCACTTTTCCATTGTTTTTCCCAGCTGGGTCATCGGCTGGTGCATGTCGCCCACGCGTGAACCAACCCAACAAACAAGGAAAGGATGCCTCGTGGGATATGAGAACGATTTTCGAGCCGTATAAAGAGAAACTCCAACATATAGTTTGTTTTGGGTGGAAGGAGCCCGATAGGGTCCCCCACTGACTTGGCTCGAGCCTAAGTGAAAAAGTGAAAGTAAAGTTTTTGAAGTCGTTTGGTTCCATAGTAAGGCATGAATATTGTGATTTGATGATAAAGTGGTTGAAAGAGtctctcaaaattttcaagatAAAATTTCAAACCTCACACATGTAGGAGTCTTGTAGACCATGTCAACCCTTTTATTTAAGTTAAAGAAGTTCTTGAACTTGTTTGTAGGAACCATTTTTTTCATGGTCAGGAATGAATGAACGTAGCTAAATAATTGACGTATCTTCTTCCCACTTAACATCTTTTTTTCAAGTAGGGTCATGCTTCCTAGACTAATATAGATGATTGATCTCAGCCGAAGAGGAAATCTTTAAATCTTTAACTTTTGTAATAGAAAAACACATACCTGCTTCTTTACCAGCTCCCATGCAATATTAGTTGCACGCAAGCCTTATATACCTTTTACTGTATTGTGCAGAAACCAAGAAAAGAGAGATACTTGAGCATTtgcttttaacaaaaaaataaaaataaaaaacttgaaCATCTGCCCGACTGCCACAAAATAtcaatcaattaaaaaataaattaaaaaaatcttttttcacGCCCTCTTACATTCTGATCATGTGGGATATAATAGTATTTGGTCTCTTGGGCCCATTTGTCATCATTTTTTAAATCGTGATTGATGTGGCATGAAAACTTCTTCCCATACAAGCTATAAAAGGAAGCCTCTTTCATGAATAAATAACAATATGatagaatcaaagaaaaacaagaTATTCCCTTTATCTAACTtttctaaagaaaaaatataagaaagagAACAAAGATATTGAGAATTCCCTCTCAAGGCCTCGAACAATGAGCTATCCCCTTGATCTTATTAGGGTGAGACACTCCAAGTAATCCTAGCtttctgtttttctctttttctttggttaAGTCTTCTTAGATGCTTCCTATAGCATTTGATATTCACCTAGTTTATCCTCCTATGGTCTAACATAATTGCAATTATTCACATTTTTTTATGAAGCTAATATTTATCTTGTCgttactcaaaaaaaaatatagaccaAATACATGATTTTTAAGTGGCAAAGTTTAATACTGTGTAATAATAGATAATAGcatttgatttggaatcattctaggtcaataatgcattctaaaaaattataccaaacacaatcttaATTCAATAGGTCCGCCATGCAACTCCAAACACTTTCAAAGTATAACTTATAGTTCATTCTCTTTAACCATGATTAAAGTTGAGATCTTCAAGAGGTGGGATGCTTGGGACCGACAAAATGTTGAGAATATGAGATAATAAATTTATGTGAATAAATAGTGGGTTCCGATGTTTAAGATCATAGATGGAAGACTCAATGTTTGGCATGATTTCTTCGAATATATTATCAACCTAGAATAATAATACATAACAAGCGCAGCTATTAGAACTGTAGGTGTTTGAGGCATCTGCAAAAAACAATTTCATTGAAGGGTATAATTAAATCATGTTAATTATTGATACAAAATCATAGTGATCACATACAAGATATTAAGCCAATGAGAGTGAAATTGGAAGTCGGTTTGTTGACCATATACTTGGTGCATACTAGTCCATTAATGGAACTATCATAAGTTGGAAGTCGGTTTGTTGACCATATACTTGGTGCATACTAGTCCATTAATGGAACTATTATAAGTTGGACTTACTCACACCTCTGTGTAGTTGGTGTAACTGATCGCTACTTTAGGAAGCAGAAAGATACACAGACAtaaaaacgagagagagagagagagagagagagagagagattgtggcATATCATTGTAAGAGCAGGTAGGccttaaatttttaattttttggtaaatagtAGGCCTTTTTATTTGAATCTTATCCTTGGGTGACCATAGCTTTTCTTTGGTACTGCACACAGACTATCTGCCCTTTTATTTGAATCATTTCTTATCTTTGGTACTGCATATAGACTTGGCAATCCTTACTTTATAACCTGCTCCAttaatttttcttgtttcttctcagATTTGGATGAGACAATCAAATATTCAAATTCATAATCTCGAGATATAGGGCATGTTTGGTTTGTCATTGGAATTGACTCATTCAAACATTCTTCAAAATTCTTAAttgttaaatatatatatatatatatatatatgtacaaccccaagagagagaatcatgagagaaaaagaaaaagcaaccGTAGAGGAAGGAAaagtaagaaaaagaagaagctggatgtgtatagaaaaaaaaaaaaaaaaaaaaagcttaggCCAAGGTGTAACACTATTAGTCAATAAAGCAAAACacccaaataataaaatctttctttcccttGTCCTATCCAAGACATGCTTAACTAAtctaatttataaataaatgaagatAGATTATTTcaaattataataatataataaagtTCTATAGTAAAGCACAtgttctgccaaaaaaaaaaagtaaagcacATGGCCGTTGGCTATGAGTGGACAGGTttgccatttttttcttcttagctTATAACTCAATTCAAATAATTAGAGGGCTATATATGTACTGAGACACTCACTGATGATACATAGTGAGATTTCTTTCAAAGTGAGAACAATGGGAAGCATAAGCTGTTCTTCAATTATAATCTTGGGTGTTCTAGTTTTTCTGGGTTCTGCTCAAGCTGCACTGCAGATGAACTTTTATGCTAAGACCTGCCCAAAAGCTGAGAAGATTGTCCTAGATTTTGTGAAAAAGCATATCCCCAATGCCCCATCTTTGGTTGGACCCTTGCTGAGAATGAATTTTCATGACTGCTTTGTGAGGGTAAGTTGTATATATCCTCTATAATTCTCAAAGTTTTGgttttccattttcatatttaaGGCCTAAAGGCTTTCTTCCTCTGTTTCTCCTGTTTCCTTTTTCAGGGTTGTGATGCATCAGTGCTCTTGAACTCTACATCAACTAACCAAGCTGAGAAATCTGGAGTTCCAAACCAAACACTCCGAGGTTTCGACTTCATTGACAGAATAAAGAGCTTGTTGGAGGCTAAGTGTCCTGGTGTAGTTTCTTGTGCTGACATTATTGCTTTGGTTGGAAGGGATGCAGTAGTCACAATAGTAAGGAAtggatttcatttttattataatattttcaGTTTATCATCTCTATTCCACTCTCATATCTTCTTTTCCTACAATAATATCAGGGAGGACCCTCATGGTCAGTTCCAACAGGAAGAAGGGATGGACTCATCTCAAATGCTACAGAGACTTTAACCAATATTCCTGCACCCACTAGCAATTTCAGTACCCTAGTATCAAAGTTTGCTAGCAAAGGGCTTAATTTGAAAGATCTTGTTCTGCTCTCTGGTAAGCTTAACAAACTCGATTGCTGGG
This DNA window, taken from Macadamia integrifolia cultivar HAES 741 unplaced genomic scaffold, SCU_Mint_v3 scaffold711, whole genome shotgun sequence, encodes the following:
- the LOC122069774 gene encoding peroxidase 3-like gives rise to the protein MIHSEISFKVRTMGSISCSSIIILGVLVFLGSAQAALQMNFYAKTCPKAEKIVLDFVKKHIPNAPSLVGPLLRMNFHDCFVRGCDASVLLNSTSTNQAEKSGVPNQTLRGFDFIDRIKSLLEAKCPGVVSCADIIALVGRDAVVTIGGPSWSVPTGRRDGLISNATETLTNIPAPTSNFSTLVSKFASKGLNLKDLVLLSGAHTIGNAHCNQSFAARLYNFSGTGGQDPSLDSEYAVALKAKCKTPLDNTTIFEMDPGSFRTFDLGYYKQVLKRRGLFTSDAALTTNSTTRSEIIQLAQGTLSNFYAEFAKSMEKMTKVGVKTGSSGEIRKNCAVLNS